The segment ACTTCGCCGAGCACCTGATGCGCGCTCTCGGCGCCAGCACCCACACCATCGCCGCTTACCGCGACACCTGGCGGCTGCTGCTGGCCCACGTCCACGAATCCACCGCGATCAGCCCGGACAAAATCGAGCTGACGATGCTTCACAGCGCCCGGATCACCAGCTTCATCAAACATCTCGAGCACGAACGCGGCAACAGCACCCGGACCCGGAACGCGAGACTGGCCGCCGTCCGCTCCTTCTTCGCCTACGCCGCCTACCAGCACCCAGAGCACGCCGAGCTGATCGCCCGGGTCCTAGCCATCCCGCAAAAACGAGTTGATCGCAGCGATATCGACTGGCTCACCGAGGACCAGATCAAAGCACTACTGGCCGCACCCGACCGGGCTACCCGCACCGGGCGACGCGATCACGCTCTTATCCTTACCGCGATCACGACCGGGCTACGCGTCACAGAGCTGACCGGACTGACCTGGGAACACATCCACCTCGGTCCCGGAGCGCACGTCATCTGCCAGGGCAAGGGGCGAAAGAACCGAGCAACCCCGCTCAGCCCGGAGAACGTGAAAACGCTCACGACCTTGCGACTGGAGCAGAGACCCTCCGAACACGACCCCGTGTTCCCCACCCGCACCGGAGCCCGGATGAGCACCGACGCAGTTGCCCAGCGAGTGAGCCTCCATGCCGTCACCGCAGCGAATACCGAGCCATCATTGAGCGGAAAGAACATCACGCCCCACGTGCTGCGCCACTCCACTGCCATGAGGATGCTGCATGCCGGTATCGAGACCTCAGTGATCGCGCTCTGGCTCGGACATGAAAGCGCCGAGACAACACAGATTTACGTCCACGCCGACCTCGCGCTGAAAGAGAAAGCCCTCGAAAGGATCCGCCCAACGAACACGCCGCCGGGCCGCTACGCTCCCGGCGACAAGCTCCTCGCGTTCCTCGAAGCCCTCTGATTATGCCGATAAGAATCCCAGACAAGCCCGCCAAATCAGGCCACAACAGCAAACGTCGGCATAATCCGGACATCGGCATAATGCAGCCACCACCACCACGTCATCCACAAAGAACACTGGACCATCACCATGGAAACAGGGGTGCCATGGTTCAAACCACCGCCCCACGTCGACCCCCGCCAAACACCCCGACGCAACCACCACTTCAGACCCACCCGGACATGAGCCTGCCCAGTTGAAGTCCACCCGAATCCATTGACATGTGACCAAACGGTCACCTATTCTGAATGCATGGACGCCGTCTTCAAGGCACTCTCCGACCCCACCCGCAGGGATCTGCTCGACGAGCTCTTCCGCGAGGACGGGCAGACGCTCAGCGCGCTTGAAGCACGGTTCGACATGACCCGTTTCGGGATCATGAAGCACCTCAAGATCCTTGAGGAAGCCGGGCTGGTTGTGACCCGCCGTCGTGGTCGCGAAAAGCTCCATTACCTGAATCCGGTACCCATCAGGCTCGTCCACGACCGTTGGGTGAGCAAATATGCAGAACCGTGGGCCGCTGCGTTGAGCGACCTCAAGACGAGATTGGAAACTCCCGTGGAAAAGATCTTCGAAATCTACATCAAGACCACTCCGGAGCGGCTTTGGGAAGCCATCACGGACAGCGACACCCGCAGCAAGTACCAGTTCGGCAACACCCACACTGCGGACTGGACGCCGGGGGGGCACTACGAGATGCACAATCCCAAGGCCAACGGAATGGTCCTCGGCGAAGGCGAAAACGTGGAGGTCGATCCCCCGCGCCGGCTCGTCCAGACCATGCGCGCGCTCTGGGGCGAGGACGTAAAGGCCGAGGGCACGTCACGCGTCACTTGGGAGATCGAACCCGTAGGCGACTCCTGCCACCTGACCGTCACCCACAGTGACCTGCGCGAAGGCGGCAACGACCAGATCTACGGCGGTTGGCCGATGATCCTCTCCGGCCTCAAGACCTGGCTGGAGACCGGCGAGGTTCTCACGACTCCGGGTTCATTGATGTATTCGTGAGGCTCGACGGCGGCGCGACCCGCCGCTTTTAGGCCCTGGAAGCCGGAACGAGGGCCGCGTTGAGGTACTCCAAATGCGCCAGCGTCGGGGCAGTCACATTCGCAGCGTATTCCGAGTGCTTGGTGAGGAACTTCTTGATGAAAGGGCACACCGGCACGATCCCGAGTCCCTCGCTCACAGTCTCGTCCAAGGCAACTTCGGCGAGCCTGCCCGCCAGCCCTTGGCCGCCGAACTCCTCGTTGATCACGGTGTGGTAGAAAATCCGCTGCGGGGACCCGCCGTCGTCGTACGCTTTGTACGCGGCCTTACCGATCACGTGGCCATCAGCGAGCACTTCAAAGCGTTCGCGGTCAACGTTGTGGCGGAAGGTGGCATCGGTCATCGCTGGCTCCTCGGTTAAGTCCTGTTGACCTACACTAACCTCGGAGCCCGGGCGCTTTGTTCCCAGGTTTTCTCCAAGCCCGGATTTGAACTTGGAGAAAACCTGGGAATTAGGGCTAAGCCGTGACGATGTCGCGCGTGGCGTGGTCGTACGTGAAGGTGATCTTGCCGCCGTCGTGGTTCAGCTCGTGGTTGGCGCCATCACGAGCGCCGAACGCACCGTAGTTCTCGTCCCACGAGCGGTTCAGCGCGATCTTGTAGGTGTAGAAACCGGCAGGCAGCGTGGCCGCGAGGGTCCACACCTTACGGCGGGAATTGAACTTCATCTGCACCTCGTCGTACTGCGGAGCCCAGTCCTCCGGCGCGCCGAGAATCGTGTTGAAGTCACCAGCGATCGCGACGGCGGACGGCTGCTCGAGTTTCTCGACGGCGGCAGTCGCTTTGGGTGCTGCAGCTTTCTTAGGCGCCGCCTTGGCGGCGGGAGCCTTTTCCGCGGCTGCTTTAGCTGCCGGTGCCTTTTCCGCAGCGGGAGCCTTCTTGGCCGCGGGCTTCCTGGCAACGGCCTTCTTGGCGGGGGCCGTGGGAAGTGGGGTATCTGCAGGGACAGGGGTACCCTCAGCCAAGGCACTGGCGAACTCGTCCGGCTTGGCGAAAGCGACCGTGGCACGAAGGCCGTCGTCGGTGATGGTCCAGCCCGAACGGCCCTTGACCAGCCAGCCGGCCTTGACGAGCTTGGCGGTCTCAGTCGTCAGGCTCTTGTGGCCGCGTGGAATGCCTCCACTGAGCAGCTCACTCTCGCGCTCATCCAGCGGGACACGGACAATCGCCTCTGCCAGGATCTCGCCGGCATTCAACGACTTCTCGGACCACGTTCCCTCAGCCAAGACGTCCAGGACGGTCTTGAGGCGGGCACTGCTTTTTTCGACGGTGGACTTGGCCACTGGGTCTCCTTCAACGGCGAACATTCCTTCAGCAGTCTGCCAATGTTCTGTAAATTCTGGCGACTATTCTTGGTAAACACCGTGTGTCGTGTCCCACTATTACGGCCAAACGGCGACAAGTGATGGATGGGTCTCGGATACCGGTCGGTAGCTCGCGGTTGGGGTACTGTCTTGTCCCCCTACTCCCCTGAAACGTTCTCCCACTCCGAAACCTCGGCCAACAGTTCGGCCTTCCGTGCCTCGTCCGCGAACGATGAACGCACCGAGTTCGCAGCCAGGCGTGCCCGGTCGCCAACAGACAACCCGTGCACGGCGACAAGCTGCTCGAAGTTGTCGTCCACGTAGCCGCCAAAATACGCGGGATCGTCCGAGTTCACACTGACATTCAGGCCGGCTGCCAACATCGCAGGCAAAGGGTGATCGGCCAAGGTGTCCACGGCGCGCAGCCGGACATTGGACAGGGGGCACACTGTGAGGGGAACCTGCTCGGCCACCAACCGCTCCACGAGGGCCGGATCTTCCATGCACCGGATGCCGTGGTCGATCCTCTCGGCACCGAGCAGATCGAGAGCCTCGTACACATACGAAGCGGGGCCTTCCTCGCCGGCGTGCGCGATCCGTCGCAGTCCGGCCTCCGCCGCGCGGCGGTACAGCCGTTCGAACTTCGACGGCGGATTGCCCACCTCGGCCGAGTCCAGGCCGATGCCCGCAATCGGCGCCTTCATCGCGAGAAGCTGGTCCAAAACCTCCAGCGCAGATTCCTCGGACATGTCCCTCAGGAACGCGGCAATAAGGAGGGTCGAGACACCGAACTCGCCCACCGACGTCGCGAGCGCAGATGCAACGCCGTTCACGCACGTCTCCAGTGCCACCCCGCGTGAGATGTGCGCCTGCGGATCCATCATGACCTCGACGTGCCGCACGCCACCCGCCGCCGCGCGTGCCAAATAGGCCCTAGTCATGTCCGCAAAATCCTGCTCGGTGCGCAACACGGCCATGTTGGCGTAGTACAGATCCAGGAATGACTGCAGATCCGTGAACTCGTACCGTGCGCGCAGCTCGTCCAAATCCGCGTACGGAAGCTCAATCGCGTTCCGTTCCGCGAGCGCGAAAATCAGCTCGGGCTGAAGCGTCCCCTCGATGTGCAGGTGCAGTTCGGCAACCGGAGGTGCCGCCGTCGTCGTCGATTCGCCAAAAGTTTCCACCCGACAAGAGTAGGACGAATACTCAACGGGCCGGACGTCCAACGGCGATCATCAGGCCCCCGATAACACGAGCGAGGGGAAGACCACACATCCCCAACTTGGTTCTGCGCCCTTCGACCGCCAAACTGAAAGGATGCAGACCTTCCTCCCGTTCCCCGATTTCAAGCAAAGTGCTGCCGTCTTGGACACCGCAAGGCTTGGCAAGCAGCGTGTCGAAGCACTGCAGATCCTTCGCGCACTAGTGATCCCCGAGTTCGGCCGGCCCTCCCACCCCGCTATCCGCATGTGGATGGGCTACGTCCCCGCCCTTACTCTCTACGGCCTGGCCATGGTGGACGAATGGGTGGCCCGCGGCAACCCGG is part of the Arthrobacter ramosus genome and harbors:
- a CDS encoding tyrosine-type recombinase/integrase is translated as MTLLAPTLEKYFAEHLMRALGASTHTIAAYRDTWRLLLAHVHESTAISPDKIELTMLHSARITSFIKHLEHERGNSTRTRNARLAAVRSFFAYAAYQHPEHAELIARVLAIPQKRVDRSDIDWLTEDQIKALLAAPDRATRTGRRDHALILTAITTGLRVTELTGLTWEHIHLGPGAHVICQGKGRKNRATPLSPENVKTLTTLRLEQRPSEHDPVFPTRTGARMSTDAVAQRVSLHAVTAANTEPSLSGKNITPHVLRHSTAMRMLHAGIETSVIALWLGHESAETTQIYVHADLALKEKALERIRPTNTPPGRYAPGDKLLAFLEAL
- a CDS encoding ArsR/SmtB family transcription factor — its product is MDAVFKALSDPTRRDLLDELFREDGQTLSALEARFDMTRFGIMKHLKILEEAGLVVTRRRGREKLHYLNPVPIRLVHDRWVSKYAEPWAAALSDLKTRLETPVEKIFEIYIKTTPERLWEAITDSDTRSKYQFGNTHTADWTPGGHYEMHNPKANGMVLGEGENVEVDPPRRLVQTMRALWGEDVKAEGTSRVTWEIEPVGDSCHLTVTHSDLREGGNDQIYGGWPMILSGLKTWLETGEVLTTPGSLMYS
- a CDS encoding GNAT family N-acetyltransferase; translated protein: MTDATFRHNVDRERFEVLADGHVIGKAAYKAYDDGGSPQRIFYHTVINEEFGGQGLAGRLAEVALDETVSEGLGIVPVCPFIKKFLTKHSEYAANVTAPTLAHLEYLNAALVPASRA
- a CDS encoding glycosidase is translated as MAKSTVEKSSARLKTVLDVLAEGTWSEKSLNAGEILAEAIVRVPLDERESELLSGGIPRGHKSLTTETAKLVKAGWLVKGRSGWTITDDGLRATVAFAKPDEFASALAEGTPVPADTPLPTAPAKKAVARKPAAKKAPAAEKAPAAKAAAEKAPAAKAAPKKAAAPKATAAVEKLEQPSAVAIAGDFNTILGAPEDWAPQYDEVQMKFNSRRKVWTLAATLPAGFYTYKIALNRSWDENYGAFGARDGANHELNHDGGKITFTYDHATRDIVTA
- a CDS encoding adenosine deaminase; its protein translation is METFGESTTTAAPPVAELHLHIEGTLQPELIFALAERNAIELPYADLDELRARYEFTDLQSFLDLYYANMAVLRTEQDFADMTRAYLARAAAGGVRHVEVMMDPQAHISRGVALETCVNGVASALATSVGEFGVSTLLIAAFLRDMSEESALEVLDQLLAMKAPIAGIGLDSAEVGNPPSKFERLYRRAAEAGLRRIAHAGEEGPASYVYEALDLLGAERIDHGIRCMEDPALVERLVAEQVPLTVCPLSNVRLRAVDTLADHPLPAMLAAGLNVSVNSDDPAYFGGYVDDNFEQLVAVHGLSVGDRARLAANSVRSSFADEARKAELLAEVSEWENVSGE